A single window of Kitasatospora sp. HUAS MG31 DNA harbors:
- a CDS encoding dodecin encodes MTDHIYRVTEIVGSSREGIDDAIKNAIDRAAQTLRNLDWFEVIQMRGHIVDGRIEHYQVGLKVGFRLEDAG; translated from the coding sequence ATGACGGACCACATCTACCGGGTCACCGAGATCGTCGGCTCCTCACGGGAGGGGATCGACGACGCCATCAAGAACGCGATCGACCGGGCCGCCCAGACACTGCGCAACCTGGACTGGTTCGAGGTGATCCAGATGCGCGGTCACATCGTGGACGGGCGGATCGAGCACTACCAGGTCGGCCTCAAGGTCGGCTTCCGCCTGGAGGACGCGGGCTGA
- a CDS encoding MoaD/ThiS family protein encodes MRYWAAAKAAAGAAEEPYLAVTLAEALDAARARHADRPDLARVLGVCSYLVDGDPVGTRDHAEVRLSEGGSVEVLPPFAGG; translated from the coding sequence ATCCGTTACTGGGCCGCCGCCAAGGCCGCGGCCGGGGCGGCCGAGGAGCCCTACCTGGCCGTGACCCTCGCCGAGGCGCTGGACGCCGCGCGCGCCCGCCACGCCGATCGGCCGGACCTGGCCCGGGTGCTCGGTGTCTGCTCGTACCTGGTGGACGGCGACCCGGTGGGCACCCGGGACCACGCGGAGGTCCGGCTGAGCGAGGGCGGCTCGGTCGAGGTGCTGCCCCCCTTCGCCGGCGGCTGA
- a CDS encoding FABP family protein produces the protein MIEIPSDLHKDVVPLAFLLGTWEGAGVYDFPGTEKCNFGQEVVFRHDGRPFLEFRSRTWVLDNEGEKVRPLENEHAFWRITTNQHGTSGEREIEVSSVRDDGTVEIWYGKLADGKPQIDIATDAVARIDGSAPYSGGKRLFGLVNEELLWVGEKAAPEVPLRPYMSAQLKKVLSPAKLIQDINDLPDDGIAFFR, from the coding sequence ATGATCGAGATCCCTTCCGACCTCCACAAGGACGTCGTCCCGCTGGCCTTCCTCCTGGGTACCTGGGAGGGCGCGGGCGTCTACGACTTCCCCGGCACCGAGAAGTGCAACTTCGGCCAGGAGGTCGTCTTCCGGCACGACGGACGCCCGTTCCTCGAGTTCCGCTCCCGCACCTGGGTGCTGGACAACGAGGGCGAGAAGGTCCGCCCGCTGGAGAACGAGCACGCCTTCTGGCGGATCACCACCAACCAGCACGGCACCAGCGGCGAGCGCGAGATCGAGGTCTCCTCGGTCCGCGACGACGGCACCGTCGAGATCTGGTACGGCAAGCTGGCCGACGGCAAGCCGCAGATCGACATCGCCACCGACGCCGTGGCCCGGATCGACGGCTCCGCCCCGTACAGCGGCGGCAAGCGCCTCTTCGGCCTGGTGAACGAGGAACTCCTCTGGGTCGGCGAGAAGGCCGCCCCCGAGGTCCCGCTGCGCCCGTACATGTCGGCACAGCTGAAGAAGGTCCTCAGCCCCGCCAAGCTGATCCAGGACATCAACGACCTCCCGGACGACGGCATCGCCTTCTTCCGCTGA
- a CDS encoding DUF2993 domain-containing protein has product MRGWLKLLIGVAVLLGLLAGADRLAVGVAEDEAADRLVSSGHLSARPEVSIEGFPFLTQAVSGEFDGVRLSGAGMTVTGAGQKVALQSFRAHLAGVKVDGDYRGASVRSGSGEGLVGYADAARLVPGGQGVQLEYGGPGRMKATFPLGVSATGEVRRAKNAVTLENLQFSGAAAKLGKLPATLSLSLSELPAGMELSGVSPEPSGLRLEFKGENVRLIG; this is encoded by the coding sequence ATGCGGGGCTGGCTGAAGCTGCTGATCGGAGTGGCCGTGCTGCTCGGCCTGCTCGCCGGGGCGGACCGGCTGGCGGTGGGGGTGGCCGAGGACGAGGCCGCCGACCGGCTGGTCTCCAGCGGGCACCTCAGCGCCCGTCCCGAGGTGTCCATCGAGGGCTTCCCCTTCCTCACTCAGGCGGTGTCCGGCGAGTTCGACGGCGTCCGGCTGTCCGGCGCGGGCATGACGGTCACCGGGGCCGGCCAGAAGGTGGCCCTGCAGTCCTTCCGGGCCCACCTGGCCGGGGTGAAGGTGGACGGGGACTACCGCGGCGCCTCGGTGCGCAGCGGCAGCGGGGAGGGCCTGGTCGGGTACGCCGACGCCGCGCGGCTGGTGCCCGGCGGGCAGGGCGTGCAGCTGGAGTACGGCGGCCCGGGGCGGATGAAGGCGACCTTCCCGCTCGGGGTGTCGGCCACCGGCGAGGTCCGCCGGGCGAAGAACGCGGTCACCCTGGAGAACCTCCAATTCAGCGGCGCCGCGGCCAAGTTGGGGAAGCTTCCGGCCACCCTGAGCCTGTCGCTGAGCGAGCTCCCGGCCGGGATGGAGCTGTCCGGGGTGTCCCCGGAGCCCTCCGGGCTGCGGCTGGAGTTCAAGGGCGAGAACGTCCGGCTGATCGGCTGA
- a CDS encoding DsrE family protein — protein MSKKLVIKVTAGADAPERCSQAFTVAAVAVASGVEVSLWLTGESSWFALPGRAAEFELPHAAPLPDLLESILAAGTVTLCTQCAARRGIEEKDTVPGVRIAGAQVFVSEIMAEGVQALVY, from the coding sequence ATGTCGAAGAAGCTGGTCATCAAGGTCACGGCCGGAGCGGACGCGCCGGAGCGCTGCTCGCAGGCGTTCACCGTGGCGGCGGTCGCCGTCGCCAGCGGGGTGGAGGTGTCCCTCTGGCTGACCGGGGAGTCGTCCTGGTTCGCGCTGCCGGGGCGGGCGGCCGAGTTCGAGCTGCCGCACGCGGCGCCGCTGCCGGACCTGCTGGAGTCGATCCTCGCGGCCGGGACGGTCACCCTGTGCACGCAGTGCGCGGCGCGGCGCGGGATCGAGGAGAAGGACACCGTGCCGGGTGTCCGGATCGCGGGCGCCCAGGTCTTCGTCAGCGAGATCATGGCCGAGGGCGTGCAGGCGCTGGTCTACTGA
- a CDS encoding LacI family DNA-binding transcriptional regulator: MAKVTRDDVARLAGTSTAVVSYVINNGPRPVAPATREKVLAAIEQLGYRPNSVAQAMASRRTNLIGMVVPDARQPFFAEMAHAVERAASERGKLVLIGNSDYVDDREVHYVRAFLGMRVSGLILVSQGPSQRAAEEFAAMEGAKVVLLHRRPEAIDDVAVVSDDVGGAEAVVRHLLEEHGHPYVLCFGGPVEAPAPGDPVIDHVEGWQRAMDAHGLPTGPHLVDAPFHRYGAYQVALELLRSPGRPPAIFCSTDDQAIGVLRAAREAGLRVPEDLAVAGYDDVPEAAFVDPPLTTVASDRDAMARAAIDLVLDDSLMVPGSDTERVRRFPSRLVIRRSCGCGEPSA, from the coding sequence GTGGCCAAGGTGACGCGCGACGATGTAGCCCGACTGGCTGGGACCTCGACCGCGGTCGTCAGCTACGTGATCAACAACGGACCCCGCCCGGTGGCGCCCGCGACCCGGGAGAAGGTGCTCGCCGCGATCGAGCAGCTCGGGTACCGGCCCAACAGCGTCGCCCAGGCGATGGCCTCCCGGCGGACCAACCTGATCGGCATGGTCGTCCCGGACGCCCGCCAGCCCTTCTTCGCCGAGATGGCGCACGCGGTGGAACGCGCCGCCTCCGAGCGCGGCAAGCTCGTGCTGATCGGCAACTCCGACTACGTGGACGACCGCGAGGTGCACTACGTCCGCGCCTTCCTCGGCATGCGGGTCTCCGGTCTGATCCTGGTCAGCCAGGGCCCCTCGCAGCGGGCCGCCGAGGAGTTCGCCGCCATGGAGGGCGCCAAGGTGGTGCTGCTGCACCGCCGCCCCGAGGCGATCGACGACGTCGCGGTGGTCAGCGACGACGTGGGCGGCGCCGAGGCCGTCGTCCGCCACCTGCTGGAGGAACACGGCCACCCGTACGTGCTCTGCTTCGGCGGCCCGGTCGAGGCCCCCGCGCCCGGCGACCCGGTCATCGACCACGTCGAGGGCTGGCAGCGGGCCATGGACGCGCACGGCCTGCCCACCGGGCCGCACCTGGTCGACGCGCCCTTCCACCGCTACGGCGCCTACCAGGTCGCGCTGGAGCTGCTGCGCTCCCCCGGACGCCCGCCGGCGATCTTCTGCTCCACCGACGACCAGGCGATCGGCGTGCTCCGGGCCGCCCGCGAGGCCGGACTGCGGGTGCCCGAGGACCTCGCGGTGGCCGGCTACGACGACGTTCCGGAGGCCGCCTTCGTCGACCCGCCGCTGACCACGGTCGCCTCCGACCGGGACGCGATGGCCCGGGCCGCGATCGACCTGGTGCTGGACGACTCGCTGATGGTGCCGGGCTCGGACACCGAGCGGGTCCGCCGGTTCCCGTCCCGCCTGGTGATCCGCCGCTCCTGCGGCTGCGGCGAGCCCTCCGCCTGA
- a CDS encoding ABC transporter substrate-binding protein yields the protein MDASSTAHGESGEPSGLGLDELRALRRDAQEQEADLSYLRRLLHGRMDILRAELDRRRVPVGAPAVTHPEPGALLDRLPAILADAPSSVRRPARHVTLGPPRSEQAQREADALMGDVRLADLAAHPTAALLAAVERLAEHEREVSGRRQRLQRTADDCSAEITRRYREGEARVDDLLSGG from the coding sequence ATGGACGCGAGCAGCACGGCCCACGGGGAGTCCGGCGAACCGTCCGGCCTCGGTCTGGACGAACTCCGCGCCCTGCGGCGGGACGCGCAGGAGCAGGAGGCCGACCTCTCCTACCTGCGCCGCCTGCTCCACGGCCGGATGGACATCCTCCGCGCCGAACTGGACCGCCGCCGGGTGCCGGTCGGCGCCCCCGCGGTGACCCACCCCGAGCCGGGCGCCCTCCTGGACCGGCTGCCCGCCATCCTGGCCGACGCCCCCTCCTCCGTCCGCCGCCCGGCCCGGCACGTCACCCTCGGACCGCCCCGCAGCGAGCAGGCCCAGCGCGAGGCGGACGCGCTGATGGGCGACGTCCGGCTCGCCGACCTCGCCGCCCACCCCACCGCAGCCCTGCTGGCCGCCGTGGAACGGCTCGCCGAACACGAGCGCGAGGTCTCCGGCCGCCGCCAGCGGCTGCAGCGGACGGCGGACGACTGCAGCGCCGAGATCACCCGCAGGTACCGTGAGGGGGAAGCACGGGTCGACGACCTGCTCAGCGGGGGATAG
- a CDS encoding Ms5788A family Cys-rich leader peptide has protein sequence MKRQADLTKRRAVDLCRVATCLCRMR, from the coding sequence ATGAAGCGACAGGCGGACCTCACGAAGCGGCGGGCGGTAGACCTGTGCCGCGTGGCCACGTGCCTGTGTCGAATGCGCTGA
- a CDS encoding DUF1416 domain-containing protein, whose amino-acid sequence MCGAKAGGPDLAGVDVASETIIQGSVTRDGEPVNGYVRLLDEGGEFTAEVPTSATGQFRFFARPGKWTLRALVPGATVDRQVVASQGEFTEVAIAV is encoded by the coding sequence ATGTGCGGTGCGAAGGCCGGCGGCCCCGACCTGGCAGGAGTTGACGTGGCGAGCGAGACGATCATTCAGGGTTCGGTGACCCGCGACGGTGAGCCGGTCAACGGCTACGTCCGGCTGCTCGACGAGGGCGGCGAGTTCACGGCCGAGGTCCCCACCTCGGCGACCGGCCAGTTCCGGTTCTTCGCCCGCCCGGGCAAGTGGACCCTCCGCGCCCTGGTCCCCGGCGCGACCGTCGACCGCCAGGTGGTCGCCTCCCAGGGCGAGTTCACCGAGGTCGCGATCGCCGTCTGA
- a CDS encoding Fur family transcriptional regulator: MANTETTDWKADLRERGYRLTPQRQLVLEAVDTLDHATPDEILGQVRKTASGVNISTVYRTLELLEELGLVSHAHLGHGAPTYHLAGRHHHLHLVCRDCDRITETDTEIAAPLVERLRERYGFDTDLKHFAIFGRCADCTAKRAEAQS; the protein is encoded by the coding sequence GTGGCGAACACCGAGACCACCGACTGGAAGGCCGACCTGCGGGAGCGCGGGTACCGACTGACCCCGCAGCGCCAGCTGGTGCTGGAGGCCGTCGACACCCTCGACCACGCGACCCCGGACGAGATCCTGGGGCAGGTCCGCAAGACCGCCAGCGGCGTGAACATCTCCACCGTCTACCGGACGCTGGAGCTGCTGGAGGAGCTCGGCCTGGTCTCCCACGCGCACCTCGGACACGGCGCCCCCACCTACCACCTGGCGGGCCGTCACCACCACCTGCACCTGGTCTGCCGCGACTGCGACCGGATCACCGAGACCGACACCGAGATCGCCGCCCCCCTGGTCGAGCGGCTGCGCGAGCGGTACGGCTTCGACACCGACCTCAAGCACTTCGCGATCTTCGGCCGCTGCGCCGACTGCACCGCCAAGCGGGCCGAGGCGCAGTCGTAA
- the dtd gene encoding D-aminoacyl-tRNA deacylase: protein MRAVVQRVAEAAVVVDGECVGSIDGPGLCVLVGVTHEDTPAKAAQLARKLWTLRLFDPETGETGEAAGGSGGERSCSDFGAPLLVISQFTLYGDARKGRRPTWNAAAPGPVAEPLVDAVVAELRALGAKVETGRFGADMKVSLVNDGPFTVLLEV, encoded by the coding sequence ATGAGAGCAGTGGTGCAGCGGGTGGCCGAGGCCGCCGTGGTGGTGGACGGCGAGTGTGTCGGGTCGATCGACGGGCCGGGCCTGTGCGTCCTGGTCGGGGTGACCCACGAGGACACCCCGGCGAAGGCCGCCCAGCTGGCCCGCAAGCTCTGGACGCTGCGGCTGTTCGACCCGGAGACCGGGGAGACCGGGGAGGCCGCCGGGGGCTCCGGCGGCGAGCGGTCCTGCTCGGACTTCGGCGCGCCGCTGCTGGTGATCAGCCAGTTCACGCTCTACGGCGACGCCCGCAAGGGCCGCCGGCCCACCTGGAACGCCGCCGCGCCCGGCCCGGTGGCCGAGCCGCTGGTCGACGCGGTGGTGGCCGAGCTGCGGGCGCTGGGCGCCAAGGTGGAGACCGGGCGGTTCGGGGCGGACATGAAGGTGTCGCTGGTGAACGACGGCCCGTTCACCGTCCTGCTGGAGGTCTGA
- a CDS encoding sulfurtransferase produces MSRSDVLVDADWVQARLDDPKVVIVEVDEDTTAYEKNHIRNAVRIDWKKDLQDPVRRDFIDQAGFEALLSAKGIAGDDTVVLYGGNNNWFASYAYWYFKLYGHGDVRLLDGGRKKWELDSRELVAEVPARAATEYRAQAADSSIRAFRDDVIAAIGTLNLVDVRSPDEFSGKLLAPAHLPQEQSQRPGHVPTAKNIPWAKNANDDGTFKSDDELRALYQAEGVDLATDTIAYCRIGERSALTWFVLHELLGQENVKNYDGSWTEYGSLVGVPIELGN; encoded by the coding sequence ATGAGCCGCAGCGACGTCCTGGTCGACGCCGACTGGGTCCAGGCCCGCCTGGACGACCCGAAGGTCGTCATCGTCGAGGTCGACGAGGACACCACCGCCTACGAGAAGAACCACATCCGCAACGCCGTCCGGATCGACTGGAAGAAGGACCTCCAGGACCCGGTCCGCCGCGACTTCATCGACCAGGCCGGCTTCGAGGCGCTGCTCAGCGCCAAGGGCATCGCGGGCGACGACACCGTGGTGCTCTACGGCGGCAACAACAACTGGTTCGCCTCGTACGCCTACTGGTACTTCAAGCTGTACGGCCACGGCGACGTCCGCCTGCTGGACGGCGGCCGCAAGAAGTGGGAGCTCGACTCCCGCGAGCTGGTCGCCGAGGTCCCCGCCCGCGCCGCCACCGAGTACCGGGCGCAGGCCGCCGACTCCTCGATCCGCGCCTTCCGCGACGACGTGATCGCCGCAATCGGCACCCTCAACCTGGTCGACGTGCGCTCGCCCGACGAGTTCTCCGGCAAGCTGCTCGCCCCGGCCCACCTCCCGCAGGAGCAGTCGCAGCGCCCGGGCCACGTCCCGACCGCCAAGAACATCCCGTGGGCCAAGAACGCCAACGACGACGGCACCTTCAAGAGCGACGACGAGCTGCGCGCGCTCTACCAGGCCGAGGGCGTCGACCTGGCCACGGACACCATCGCGTACTGCCGCATCGGCGAGCGCTCCGCGCTCACCTGGTTCGTCCTGCACGAGCTGCTCGGCCAGGAGAACGTCAAGAACTACGACGGCTCCTGGACCGAGTACGGCAGCCTCGTCGGCGTGCCGATCGAGCTCGGCAACTGA
- a CDS encoding inorganic diphosphatase — protein sequence MEFDVLIEIPKGSRNKYEVDHETGRLRLDRMLFTSTRYPADYGYVEGTLGEDGDPLDALVILDEPTFPGCLIKCRAIGMFHMTDEAGGDDKLLCVPATDPRWEHLRDIHHVSEFDRLEIQHFFEVYKDLEPGKSVEGANWVGRTEAEAEITASIKRLEEQGGH from the coding sequence TTGGAGTTCGACGTCCTGATCGAGATCCCTAAGGGCTCGCGCAACAAGTACGAGGTCGACCACGAGACCGGCCGCCTGCGCCTCGACCGGATGCTCTTCACCTCGACCCGCTACCCGGCCGACTACGGCTACGTCGAGGGCACCCTCGGCGAGGACGGCGACCCGCTGGACGCCCTGGTCATCCTGGACGAGCCGACCTTCCCGGGCTGCCTCATCAAGTGCCGCGCCATCGGCATGTTCCACATGACCGACGAGGCCGGCGGCGACGACAAGCTGCTCTGCGTCCCGGCGACCGACCCGCGCTGGGAGCACCTGCGGGACATCCACCACGTGTCGGAGTTCGACCGCCTGGAGATCCAGCACTTCTTCGAGGTCTACAAGGACCTGGAGCCCGGCAAGTCCGTCGAGGGCGCCAACTGGGTCGGCCGCACCGAGGCCGAGGCGGAGATCACCGCTTCGATCAAGCGCCTGGAGGAGCAGGGCGGCCACTGA
- a CDS encoding DUF3099 domain-containing protein, protein MQAHRRHVRYFVMMGVCLGTFVLAWGVVRFYSVGAAIGMCLFAMVIPPLAAVFANKRDPDDDWWNDPRWEDPRWDEPGHDRDRPDREPREP, encoded by the coding sequence GTGCAGGCACACCGGCGGCATGTGCGCTACTTCGTGATGATGGGCGTCTGCCTGGGCACGTTCGTCCTCGCGTGGGGCGTGGTGCGCTTCTACTCGGTCGGCGCGGCCATCGGGATGTGCCTGTTCGCCATGGTCATCCCCCCGCTGGCGGCGGTGTTCGCCAACAAGCGCGACCCGGACGACGACTGGTGGAACGACCCCCGCTGGGAGGACCCCCGGTGGGACGAGCCCGGCCACGACCGCGACCGCCCCGACCGCGAACCCCGCGAGCCGTGA
- a CDS encoding YgfZ/GcvT domain-containing protein, whose amino-acid sequence MKSPLLALPGAVPAEGPDEGVAAHYGTIFGEQRALAEGRGFVDLSHRGVVTVTGEDRLSWLHLLLTQHVSALPPGQAADALILSPNGHVEHALYLVDDGTTVWAHVEPGTQQALIAYLESMKFFYRVEVADATAEFAVVHLPAGSTAAADGAAAVRELPYGRDLFLPREGLADAVAAFGPAAGVWAYEALRIEGHRPRLGFETDHRTIPHEVDWLETAVHLQKGCYRGQETVARVHNLGRPPRRLVFLHLDGTEEKLPPHGTEIRVAGQDRPVGFVTSSARHHELGPVALALVKRNTPVDAVLLADTVPGTQDVIVPA is encoded by the coding sequence ATGAAGAGCCCGCTGCTTGCCCTGCCCGGCGCCGTCCCCGCCGAAGGACCCGACGAGGGCGTCGCCGCCCACTACGGCACCATCTTCGGCGAACAGCGCGCGCTCGCCGAGGGCCGCGGCTTCGTGGACCTCTCGCACCGCGGCGTGGTCACCGTGACCGGCGAGGACCGGCTGTCCTGGCTGCACCTGCTGCTCACCCAGCACGTCAGCGCGCTGCCTCCCGGGCAGGCCGCCGACGCCCTGATCCTCTCCCCGAACGGCCACGTCGAGCACGCGCTCTACCTGGTCGACGACGGCACCACGGTCTGGGCGCACGTCGAGCCGGGCACCCAGCAGGCGCTGATCGCCTACCTGGAGAGCATGAAGTTCTTCTACCGGGTCGAGGTGGCCGACGCGACGGCCGAATTCGCCGTGGTCCACCTCCCGGCCGGCTCCACCGCGGCCGCGGACGGCGCCGCCGCCGTCCGCGAACTCCCGTACGGGCGCGACCTCTTCCTGCCCCGGGAGGGCCTCGCCGACGCGGTGGCGGCGTTCGGGCCGGCGGCCGGCGTCTGGGCGTACGAGGCGCTCCGGATCGAGGGCCACCGGCCGCGGCTGGGCTTCGAGACCGACCACCGCACCATCCCGCACGAGGTGGACTGGCTGGAGACCGCCGTCCACCTGCAGAAGGGCTGCTACCGCGGCCAGGAGACCGTCGCCCGGGTGCACAACCTCGGCCGGCCGCCGCGCCGACTGGTCTTCCTCCACCTGGACGGCACCGAGGAGAAGCTCCCCCCGCACGGCACCGAGATCCGCGTCGCGGGCCAGGACCGGCCGGTGGGCTTCGTGACCTCCTCGGCCCGCCACCACGAGCTCGGCCCGGTCGCCCTGGCCCTGGTCAAGCGGAACACCCCGGTGGACGCGGTGCTGCTGGCCGACACCGTCCCCGGCACCCAGGACGTCATCGTCCCCGCGTAG
- a CDS encoding asparaginase, protein MPQSAVLPALAEVIRSGFTEGRHRGSLVLLAADGSVDLALGAPDAPVFPRSTAKPFQAVATLRAGLALNGELLALAASSHSAEAFHRDAVRRILVAAGLNEAALRTPADLPMDQVEAELLLRNGGERAPIMMDCSGKHAGWLAASAANAWDLAGYLDPAHPIQVLAREALEEATGETPVHVGTDGCGAPLHAVSLTGLARGYRSFVLADPGTPQRRVADAMRAHPEYVAGTRRADTWLMRAVPGALSKMGAEAVQVVALADGRALAFKIEDGAERARGPVLAAALRRLGLEDEVLTRIGAEPLHGGGAVVGEIRAAF, encoded by the coding sequence ATGCCGCAGTCCGCCGTCCTCCCCGCCCTCGCCGAGGTCATACGCTCCGGCTTCACCGAGGGCCGCCACCGCGGCTCACTGGTCCTGCTCGCCGCCGACGGCTCGGTCGACCTCGCGCTCGGCGCGCCGGACGCCCCGGTTTTCCCCCGCTCCACCGCCAAGCCCTTCCAGGCCGTCGCCACCCTGCGCGCCGGGCTCGCCCTGAACGGCGAACTGCTCGCCCTCGCCGCCTCCAGCCACTCCGCCGAGGCCTTCCACCGCGACGCCGTCCGGCGGATCCTGGTCGCCGCCGGACTCAACGAGGCCGCCCTGCGCACCCCGGCCGACCTGCCGATGGACCAGGTCGAGGCCGAGCTGCTGCTGCGCAACGGCGGCGAGCGCGCGCCGATCATGATGGACTGCTCCGGCAAGCACGCCGGCTGGCTCGCCGCCTCCGCCGCCAACGCCTGGGACCTCGCCGGCTACCTCGACCCCGCCCACCCCATCCAGGTGCTGGCCCGCGAGGCCCTGGAGGAGGCCACCGGCGAGACCCCCGTCCACGTCGGCACCGACGGCTGCGGCGCGCCGCTGCACGCCGTCTCCCTGACCGGCCTCGCCCGCGGCTACCGCTCCTTCGTCCTCGCCGACCCCGGCACCCCGCAGCGCCGCGTCGCCGACGCCATGCGCGCCCACCCCGAGTACGTCGCCGGCACCCGCCGCGCCGACACCTGGCTGATGCGGGCCGTGCCCGGGGCGCTCTCCAAGATGGGCGCGGAGGCCGTCCAGGTCGTCGCGCTGGCCGACGGGCGCGCCCTGGCCTTCAAGATCGAGGACGGCGCCGAGCGGGCCCGCGGACCCGTCCTGGCGGCCGCCCTGCGGCGGCTCGGCCTGGAGGACGAGGTGCTCACCCGGATCGGGGCCGAACCGCTGCACGGCGGCGGCGCGGTGGTCGGCGAGATCCGCGCGGCGTTCTGA
- a CDS encoding response regulator transcription factor, whose product MSSLLLLTNALQPSAEVLPALGLLLHNVRVAPAEGSALVDTPSADVILVDGRRDLPQIRSLCQLLRSTGIGCPLILVVTEGGLAAVTAEWGIDDVLLDTAGPAEVEARLRLATGRLQVVTDDSPMEIRNGDLSVDEATYSAKLKGRVLDLTFKEFELLKYLAQHPGRVFTRAQLLQEVWGYDYFGGTRTVDVHVRRLRAKLGVEHEQLIGTVRNVGYRFVVPEKPEKGERPGSEPSHAAAASEA is encoded by the coding sequence ATGAGTTCTCTCCTGCTCCTCACCAACGCGCTCCAGCCCTCCGCCGAGGTACTGCCCGCCCTGGGCCTGCTGCTGCACAACGTCCGGGTGGCCCCGGCCGAAGGGTCCGCCCTGGTGGACACCCCGAGCGCCGACGTCATCCTGGTGGACGGCCGGCGGGACCTGCCGCAGATCCGCAGCCTGTGCCAGCTGCTGCGCTCCACCGGCATCGGCTGCCCGCTGATCCTGGTGGTGACCGAGGGCGGCCTGGCCGCCGTCACCGCCGAGTGGGGCATCGACGACGTGCTGCTCGACACCGCGGGACCGGCCGAGGTGGAGGCCCGGCTGCGGCTGGCCACCGGCCGGCTCCAGGTCGTCACGGACGACAGCCCGATGGAGATCCGCAACGGCGACCTGTCGGTGGACGAGGCGACCTACTCGGCCAAGCTCAAGGGCCGGGTGCTGGACCTCACCTTCAAGGAGTTCGAGCTCCTCAAGTACCTGGCCCAGCACCCCGGCCGGGTGTTCACCCGGGCGCAGCTGCTGCAGGAGGTCTGGGGCTACGACTACTTCGGCGGCACGCGGACGGTGGACGTCCACGTCCGGCGGCTGCGGGCCAAGCTCGGCGTGGAGCACGAGCAGCTGATCGGGACGGTGCGCAACGTCGGCTACCGCTTCGTAGTACCGGAGAAGCCCGAAAAGGGCGAGCGTCCGGGGTCGGAGCCGTCGCACGCCGCGGCGGCCAGCGAGGCCTGA